The Nakamurella deserti genome contains a region encoding:
- a CDS encoding MazG family protein: MTDPAAVPPSRPAPGAALLEAVAVMDRLRSPGGCPWDAAQTHASLVRYLVEECFELVQAIEDGNAAAVREELGDVLLQVLFHARIAAERAGSADGFTIDDVAGDLVDKLVRRHPHVFADDAALTDADEQQQRWDELKKTEKGRSGPLAGVAMAAPSMALAGKLGARARKFDAHADLPAGDGWAEQVFRLAYAAGAAGEDPEVAVRAVARAHAERMRALDAGT, from the coding sequence GTGACCGACCCCGCCGCCGTCCCCCCGTCCCGACCCGCCCCCGGCGCCGCCCTGCTCGAAGCGGTGGCCGTGATGGACCGCCTGCGGTCCCCGGGCGGGTGCCCGTGGGACGCCGCCCAGACCCACGCCTCCCTCGTGCGCTACCTCGTCGAGGAGTGCTTCGAGCTGGTCCAGGCCATCGAGGACGGGAACGCGGCCGCCGTGCGCGAGGAGCTGGGCGACGTGCTCCTGCAGGTGCTCTTCCATGCCCGGATTGCGGCCGAACGCGCCGGGTCGGCCGACGGTTTCACCATCGACGACGTCGCCGGTGACCTCGTGGACAAGCTGGTCCGCCGCCACCCGCACGTCTTCGCCGACGACGCCGCGCTCACCGACGCCGACGAGCAGCAGCAGCGCTGGGACGAGCTGAAGAAGACCGAGAAGGGCCGCTCCGGGCCGTTGGCCGGGGTCGCGATGGCGGCGCCGTCGATGGCGCTGGCCGGCAAGCTCGGGGCCCGGGCCCGCAAGTTCGACGCCCACGCCGACCTGCCCGCCGGGGACGGGTGGGCCGAGCAGGTCTTCCGGCTGGCCTACGCGGCCGGCGCGGCCGGCGAGGACCCGGAGGTCGCCGTCCGCGCCGTCGCCAGGGCGCACGCCGAACGGATGCGCGCGCTGGACGCCGGCACCTGA
- a CDS encoding UDP-glucose dehydrogenase family protein, whose translation MKLSVIGCGYLGAVHAACMAKMGHEVVGIDLDTAKIEALAKGQAPFFEPGLPELLTEAMATGRLRFASDIAAAKGSQVHFVCVGTPQRKGENAADLTYVNGAFESLVPHLSDGDLVVGKSTVPVGTAKRMADLIDAGTADASLAWNPEFLREGFAVKDTLHPDRLVYGVASGEESDPATAILDGVYATPLSEGTPRLVADFATAELVKVAANSFLATKISFINAMAELCEATGADVTKLADAIGHDVRIGRRFLNAGLGFGGGCLPKDIRAFMARAGELGADEALTFLREVDNINIRRRRRMVELTQEICGGTLAGARVAVLGAAFKPDSDDVRDSPALDVAAIIGQRGATVVVTDPEAIHTAQRLRPELTYVETADEAAKGADVVLLLTEWKQFRELDPTTFGDTMTGKRILDGRNVLDPAAWRAAGWTYRALGRP comes from the coding sequence ATGAAACTCTCCGTGATCGGATGCGGTTACCTCGGTGCCGTCCACGCCGCGTGTATGGCGAAGATGGGCCACGAGGTCGTCGGTATCGACCTGGACACCGCCAAGATCGAGGCGCTCGCCAAGGGGCAGGCACCGTTCTTCGAACCCGGACTCCCCGAACTGCTCACCGAGGCGATGGCCACCGGCCGGTTGCGTTTCGCCTCCGACATCGCCGCCGCCAAGGGCAGCCAGGTCCACTTCGTCTGCGTGGGCACCCCGCAGCGCAAGGGCGAGAACGCCGCCGACCTGACCTACGTCAACGGCGCGTTCGAGTCGCTCGTGCCGCACCTGAGCGACGGCGACCTGGTCGTCGGCAAGTCCACCGTCCCGGTGGGCACCGCCAAGCGGATGGCCGACCTGATCGACGCGGGCACCGCCGACGCCTCGCTCGCCTGGAACCCGGAGTTCCTCCGTGAGGGCTTCGCGGTCAAGGACACCCTGCACCCCGACCGGCTGGTCTACGGCGTCGCCTCCGGCGAGGAGTCCGACCCGGCCACCGCCATCCTGGACGGCGTCTACGCGACCCCGCTGTCGGAGGGCACCCCCCGGCTCGTCGCCGACTTCGCCACCGCCGAGCTGGTCAAGGTGGCCGCCAACTCGTTCCTGGCCACCAAGATCTCCTTCATCAACGCGATGGCCGAGCTGTGCGAGGCCACCGGCGCCGACGTGACCAAGCTGGCCGACGCGATCGGGCACGACGTGCGCATCGGCCGCCGCTTCCTCAACGCCGGTCTCGGTTTCGGCGGCGGCTGCCTGCCCAAGGACATCCGCGCCTTCATGGCGCGCGCGGGCGAGCTCGGTGCCGACGAGGCGCTGACCTTCCTGCGCGAGGTCGACAACATCAACATCCGGCGTCGCCGGCGCATGGTCGAGCTGACCCAGGAGATCTGCGGCGGGACCCTGGCCGGCGCCCGCGTGGCCGTCCTCGGCGCGGCGTTCAAGCCCGACAGTGACGACGTCCGTGACTCCCCCGCTCTCGACGTCGCGGCCATCATCGGTCAGCGCGGCGCCACCGTCGTCGTCACCGACCCGGAGGCGATCCACACCGCGCAGCGGCTCCGCCCGGAGCTGACCTACGTGGAGACCGCCGACGAGGCCGCCAAGGGCGCCGACGTGGTGCTGCTGCTCACCGAGTGGAAGCAGTTCCGCGAGCTGGATCCGACGACCTTCGGCGACACGATGACCGGCAAGCGGATCCTCGATGGCCGCAACGTGCTCGACCCGGCCGCCTGGCGTGCCGCGGGCTGGACCTACCGCGCCCTCGGACGTCCGTGA
- a CDS encoding Gfo/Idh/MocA family protein, with protein MSALPAQLPTPRTADPRTAPPLRWGVLAPGGIASSFADAVRRHTAQELVAVGSRSAERARSFADRFGIGTVHDSYPALVEDPQVQAVYVASPHSAHHEHALLAIAAGKHVLVEKAFTQTAAQAAEVAQAAAAAGVVVMEAMWSRFLPHYDVVRQLLADGALGDLVTLTADHGQYFDFDPRFRLFNPELAGGALLDLGIYPVSFASFVQGTPDRIQATGTLASTGVDGQVSAVLSSDSGLQAVVNTTLFAKTPTTASISGTRARIEIAGDFYMPQPVTLIDRDGDRRTWDGNTVHGHEGLAYEAAELARVVADGRTGSDLLPVAETLAIMGTLDELRRQVGAALPGD; from the coding sequence GTGTCCGCCCTTCCCGCCCAGCTGCCCACCCCCCGCACCGCCGACCCCCGCACGGCCCCGCCGCTGCGCTGGGGCGTGCTGGCCCCCGGCGGCATCGCGAGCTCGTTCGCCGACGCCGTCCGCAGGCACACCGCCCAGGAGCTGGTGGCCGTCGGCTCCCGCAGCGCCGAGCGGGCCCGGTCGTTCGCCGACCGCTTCGGCATCGGCACGGTGCACGACAGCTACCCGGCCCTGGTCGAGGATCCGCAGGTGCAGGCGGTGTACGTGGCCAGCCCGCACTCCGCGCACCACGAGCACGCCCTGCTGGCCATCGCCGCCGGCAAGCACGTCCTGGTCGAGAAGGCCTTCACCCAGACCGCGGCCCAGGCCGCGGAGGTCGCACAGGCCGCCGCCGCGGCGGGCGTCGTGGTCATGGAGGCGATGTGGAGCCGCTTCCTCCCCCACTACGACGTCGTGCGCCAGCTGCTGGCCGACGGCGCCCTCGGCGACCTGGTCACGCTGACCGCCGACCACGGGCAGTACTTCGACTTCGATCCGCGGTTCCGGCTGTTCAACCCGGAGCTCGCCGGCGGGGCTCTGCTGGACCTGGGCATCTACCCGGTCTCGTTCGCCTCGTTCGTGCAGGGCACCCCCGACCGCATCCAGGCCACGGGCACGCTGGCGTCGACGGGTGTCGACGGCCAGGTCAGCGCCGTCCTGAGCAGCGACAGCGGCCTGCAGGCGGTCGTGAACACCACGCTGTTCGCCAAGACGCCGACGACGGCGTCCATCTCGGGGACCCGGGCGCGCATCGAGATCGCCGGTGACTTCTACATGCCGCAGCCCGTCACCCTGATCGACCGCGACGGCGACCGACGCACCTGGGACGGCAACACCGTGCACGGCCACGAGGGCCTGGCCTACGAGGCGGCGGAGCTGGCGCGTGTGGTCGCCGACGGGCGCACCGGGTCCGACCTGCTGCCGGTCGCCGAGACGCTGGCCATCATGGGCACCCTGGACGAGCTGCGCCGGCAGGTCGGCGCGGCACTGCCGGGCGACTGA
- a CDS encoding O-antigen ligase family protein, translating into MAFPLPEVRSADRTEWTRTLWTAGLIGVVWAWIIVPKIIQSVLSPKYRNSVGVASAPYSRVAALADFGLYIAVIAVCALIILGYLNTLEWRSSGLLLCLLIPWAYIAVRDVYVPARLLEEGVCYPLIVIAVWILKPDLRRLEILGYLIGATAVVSVLLAVTMPTHAIFRSASGEVIVDDKQIIPGGLLVGVFTQGNNLGQFLALGLPAVFLVRRRWWRYGLAAVATFAVVWSASRGAMLALAVGTVAYLVVRVTRPVLRQLVAPFVVLVPFVVVCVVPLVTTTETAFTNRGLVWLVSLRAWSSDRWFGLGANWYEVIGSSSSRIAGSVFHGHNQLVQFLVTGGIVFALAVVPQLWAGVVRATRSAVHGDLFGVTWLAVLAGACLFEKSFTYVDNANFLVPTVLPFAFLLLARRPAEPDADGGSAVVEHGPAGVGAPRRAVPRTRTRPPASVRRPPGTPVGRSPVRVPSVRDAVARGRHSRA; encoded by the coding sequence GTGGCATTTCCGTTGCCCGAGGTCCGGTCGGCAGACCGCACCGAATGGACCCGGACGCTCTGGACCGCCGGGCTGATCGGGGTGGTCTGGGCATGGATCATCGTTCCCAAGATCATCCAGTCGGTGTTGTCGCCGAAATACCGGAACAGCGTCGGTGTCGCCAGCGCGCCCTACAGCCGCGTCGCCGCACTCGCCGACTTCGGCCTGTACATCGCGGTCATCGCCGTGTGTGCGCTGATCATCCTGGGCTACCTCAACACCCTGGAATGGCGGAGCTCGGGTCTGCTGCTGTGTCTGCTGATCCCGTGGGCCTACATCGCGGTCCGTGACGTCTACGTCCCGGCCCGCCTGCTCGAGGAGGGGGTCTGCTATCCGCTGATCGTGATCGCGGTCTGGATCCTCAAACCGGATCTGCGCCGACTGGAGATCCTGGGCTATCTGATCGGTGCGACCGCGGTGGTGTCGGTGCTGCTCGCGGTGACGATGCCCACGCACGCCATCTTCCGGTCGGCCAGCGGGGAGGTGATCGTCGACGACAAGCAGATCATCCCCGGCGGGCTGCTGGTCGGGGTCTTCACCCAGGGGAACAATCTCGGGCAGTTCCTCGCGCTCGGGCTGCCGGCCGTGTTCCTCGTGCGCCGTCGGTGGTGGCGCTACGGTCTCGCCGCGGTGGCGACCTTCGCCGTGGTGTGGAGTGCGTCCCGCGGGGCGATGCTCGCCCTCGCGGTGGGAACGGTGGCCTACCTGGTGGTCCGCGTCACCAGGCCGGTGTTGCGGCAGCTGGTCGCGCCGTTCGTGGTCCTGGTGCCTTTCGTCGTGGTCTGCGTGGTGCCGCTGGTGACGACGACGGAGACCGCGTTCACCAACCGGGGGCTGGTCTGGCTGGTGAGCCTGCGAGCGTGGAGCTCGGACCGTTGGTTCGGGCTCGGTGCGAACTGGTACGAGGTGATCGGCAGTTCCTCCAGCCGTATCGCCGGCAGCGTCTTCCACGGGCACAACCAGCTGGTCCAGTTCCTCGTCACCGGCGGGATCGTGTTCGCCCTCGCCGTCGTGCCGCAGCTGTGGGCCGGGGTCGTCCGGGCGACGCGGTCCGCGGTCCACGGCGACCTGTTCGGCGTGACCTGGCTGGCCGTTCTCGCCGGCGCGTGCCTGTTCGAGAAGTCCTTCACCTACGTCGACAACGCCAATTTCCTCGTCCCGACGGTGCTGCCCTTCGCCTTCCTCCTCCTGGCCCGCCGGCCGGCGGAGCCCGATGCCGACGGCGGGTCGGCGGTCGTCGAGCACGGACCGGCCGGTGTGGGTGCGCCGCGTCGGGCGGTGCCCCGGACGCGGACCCGACCCCCGGCATCGGTCCGCCGCCCCCCGGGTACACCGGTCGGCCGCTCGCCGGTCCGGGTCCCGTCCGTCCGCGACGCGGTGGCACGCGGCCGGCACTCCCGTGCCTGA
- a CDS encoding polysaccharide biosynthesis tyrosine autokinase produces the protein MDLQAYFRIIRKNWWVIALLAVLGVGAATAYNETSTPRFESDVTFYVSTPTDAAGGNAFQANQYAVAKIESYNKLVKSDALAERLIARTGLDLSPSEVAGMLSAASDLNTVLITVTVVDSSRDRSLQLADAVAQEFGPLIDGLDNRTSEEGVQGSTVKMVVTSGPTLNPDPVSPRKTVNLALGLLAGLVLGFVLATIRGLTDTTLRTIDALRTASGLPVLGAVGLDSGAKKSPVLIGDQIRSIRAENYRQIRTNLQFMDVDKPVQVLVVTSSVASEGKSSTAVNLAIVSAETGRRVLLIEADLRRPRAADYLGLERAVGLSNVLAGQVAVQDVLQPWGTDGLMVLPSGSVPPNPSEMLGSQNMVNLLAELRTLFDLVIIDTPPLLPVTDGAVAATLADGVVVVVRYGKTTRNQVNASLYSLEAVDARILGCVLSMVPRKGAAATGYDGYGYYEDDPTKRAAPLEPMSAPTLTPISSARTSPAATQPGGSDKASSRHAAGSGSSRK, from the coding sequence ATGGACCTGCAAGCGTATTTCCGCATCATCCGCAAGAACTGGTGGGTGATCGCGCTCCTGGCGGTTCTCGGAGTGGGCGCGGCCACCGCGTACAACGAAACCAGTACGCCCCGGTTCGAGAGCGACGTGACCTTCTACGTGTCGACCCCGACCGACGCGGCCGGCGGTAACGCCTTCCAGGCCAATCAGTACGCCGTGGCCAAGATCGAGTCCTACAACAAGCTCGTCAAGAGCGACGCGCTGGCGGAACGCCTGATCGCCCGGACCGGCCTCGATCTGTCTCCGTCCGAGGTCGCCGGCATGCTGTCCGCGGCGTCGGACCTCAACACCGTGCTGATCACGGTCACCGTCGTCGACTCCTCGAGGGACCGTTCCCTGCAGTTGGCCGATGCGGTCGCGCAGGAGTTCGGCCCGCTCATCGACGGTCTCGACAACCGTACGAGCGAAGAAGGCGTCCAGGGCTCGACGGTCAAGATGGTTGTGACCTCGGGGCCCACCTTGAACCCCGACCCGGTGTCACCCCGGAAGACGGTCAACCTCGCCCTCGGCCTGCTCGCCGGGCTCGTGCTCGGCTTCGTGCTGGCGACCATCCGCGGCCTGACCGACACCACGCTGCGGACGATCGACGCGCTGCGGACCGCCTCCGGGCTCCCCGTCCTCGGCGCCGTCGGTCTGGACTCGGGGGCGAAGAAGTCGCCCGTGCTGATCGGCGACCAGATACGGTCGATCCGCGCGGAGAACTACCGGCAGATCCGGACCAACCTGCAGTTCATGGACGTCGACAAGCCGGTCCAGGTGCTCGTGGTGACGTCCTCGGTGGCCAGCGAGGGCAAGTCCAGCACCGCGGTCAACCTCGCCATCGTCTCCGCCGAGACCGGCCGCCGGGTGCTGCTCATCGAGGCCGACCTGCGTCGTCCGCGCGCCGCTGACTACCTCGGCCTCGAGCGCGCGGTCGGGCTGAGCAACGTGCTCGCCGGTCAGGTCGCGGTGCAGGACGTCCTGCAGCCGTGGGGGACCGACGGGCTGATGGTGCTGCCCAGCGGTTCGGTGCCGCCGAATCCGTCAGAGATGCTGGGCAGCCAGAACATGGTCAACCTGCTCGCCGAGTTGCGGACCCTGTTCGACCTGGTCATCATCGACACCCCGCCGCTGCTGCCGGTGACCGACGGCGCTGTGGCCGCCACCCTCGCCGACGGGGTGGTCGTGGTCGTGCGGTACGGCAAGACCACCCGCAACCAGGTCAACGCCTCGCTGTACTCGCTGGAGGCCGTGGACGCCCGCATCCTCGGCTGTGTGCTGTCGATGGTGCCCCGCAAGGGTGCCGCGGCCACCGGCTACGACGGCTACGGCTACTACGAGGACGACCCCACGAAGCGCGCCGCGCCGTTGGAGCCGATGTCGGCCCCCACCCTCACGCCGATCTCCTCGGCCAGGACCAGCCCGGCGGCGACGCAGCCCGGCGGCTCCGACAAGGCCTCGTCGCGGCACGCGGCGGGCAGCGGTTCCAGCCGGAAGTGA
- a CDS encoding adenylyltransferase/cytidyltransferase family protein: MTTRIGYAPGVYDLFHIGHLNILKHARSQCDHLIAGVVSDEMSQLTKGKSPVVPLAERLEIVRSIRYVDEAVAEVVPDKLDTWREVGFDIIFKGDDWRGTAKGRKLEADFATVGVEVVYFPYTMHTSSSLLRRFLAGVVPEEDNPIAVTG, from the coding sequence ATGACAACGCGCATCGGATACGCACCGGGTGTGTACGACCTGTTCCACATCGGCCATCTCAACATCCTCAAGCACGCCCGTTCCCAGTGCGACCACCTCATCGCCGGTGTCGTCTCCGACGAGATGAGCCAGCTGACCAAGGGCAAGTCCCCGGTCGTCCCGCTCGCCGAGCGGCTGGAGATCGTCCGCAGCATCCGCTACGTCGACGAGGCCGTCGCCGAGGTCGTCCCCGACAAGCTCGACACCTGGCGCGAGGTCGGCTTCGACATCATCTTCAAGGGCGACGACTGGCGGGGCACGGCCAAGGGCCGCAAGCTCGAGGCCGACTTCGCCACCGTCGGCGTCGAGGTCGTCTACTTCCCGTACACGATGCACACCTCCAGCTCGCTGCTGCGCCGCTTCCTGGCCGGTGTCGTGCCGGAGGAGGACAACCCCATCGCCGTCACCGGCTGA